The Gemmatimonadales bacterium nucleotide sequence CGCAGCGGTTCCTCCGGGCCGAGCTGCTGCACGAGGTGGGAAGGAGGGAAGAAGCGGCCGCGTGGTATGGGTCGATTGCGGAGCGCTCACCCTATGAGCTGATCTACGCCCCCGCGGCGCGGCGCCAGTTAGCCGAGATCAGCGAGGCCGCGGCCCGTCGGTGACGATGGAGCCCGCCGATTCGGCTACTGTGCCTCAGCCGCGGCGGACTGGCCCGCGGCGGACTGGCCCGCGGTGAGCCTGAAGCGCAGCTCACCCGCATCCACCGTCTGACCCGCCCGCACCTGCACGGTGACCACCTCGCTCCGCAGATGGCGCCGCACATCCTCCGCCATCACCTGGTACGAGCCCGGGCGGAAGAAGGAGATGGTGAAGCGGCCCTGGGCATCGCTGCGCGACGTGGAAGCCAGCGGCCCGAGGACCGAGGTCGAATCGAGACCATAGTAGACACCGAGCAGCGCGTTCGGGGCCGGCGTGCCGTCCTCCCGGCGCACCAGCCCGGTGATGCCGCCGGAGCCGCTGCGGGTGATGGCGCGGAGGAAGGGCATGAAGGTGAACCCGCCGTGCCCGTCATAGAGGAAGCTGCGGCCCACGTCGAAATCGATGACGATGTCGGCACCGTTCTCGTCCACCGCCATCGGCTCCTCGACCATGGCATAGAGCGTCGGATGAACGCCCTTCGCCTGCCAATCGATCCCCGGGGTGCCGGGCGTTTCGGTACGGGTGATGGTCTGGCCCTCGGCGTCGGTGATGCCGGAGCGGTCGGGATCGATGACCATCCGCACCGCCGAGTAGTTGCCCCGTGGGATCACCGCGTCGCCCAGCAGGGCGGTCGAGCCGTTCTGCAGGTCGAGCAGGTTGAAGGCGCGATCCGGGGTCGCCACGGTCACCCAGGGTGGCCCAGACTCCGAGGTGTCGGCTCGGACCGCCAGGGCGATGCTGACCACGTGGATGTCCACCCGGGATACGCCGTCGAAGGGAAAGGGATCATCGGTGAGAAACACCGAGGTCTTGCCGTCCGTCGTATGGGGGGCCTGGGGCCCGATCTCATTCGAGTCACAGGCCGACAGCGCCAACAGCGCGCCCAGCCCGATCACCATTCCAGTGCTGCGCATAGCCGCCTCCGAACAGTCGCGAGAGTCGTGGTGGGTCCACCCTCTCAGAGACCCGGAGGTGCCGCGGGCTGTGACCATCGGGCCGTGCGGCTGGCCACCATTCCCGTTGTCACAACCTGGGCGGTGTGAGAGTCTACCCATGATGAGCGACAGCGATGCCGCGCTGGTCGCCCGAACGCTCGCCGGCGACCTCGAGGCGTACACCCAGCTGATCGCTCGCTACCGCGACACGCTGGGGCGCTACGCGGTGTACATGGTGGGCAATCGGGAAGACGCCCAGGAAGCGATGCAGGACAGCTTTTTCCGGGCCTACCGCAGCCTGGGGGAGTGCCGCCAACCCGAACGCTTCGGGGCCTGGCTCTTCCGGATCGTGGTCAACCGCTGCCGGACCGCGCAGCGGCGGCTCAGCCGGGATCGGCGGTTCACCGGAGAGCTTCCGACCGAGGTGGCCGCGAACGGAGACGCCGCCGACGGGCTGGAATGGCGGGAAGAGATCGCCCGGGCACTCGCCAGGCTTAGGCCCCACTACCGCGAGGCGTTTCTCCTGCGTTACGTGGAAGAACTCGAGTACGACGAAATGGCCAAGCTCACCGGCGCCAATCAGCCGGCCCTGCGCATGCGAGTCAAACGGGCCAGCGACCAGCTCCGGGAGCTGCTGCGGGACATCCATGCCACCTGATCACAGCGACGAACTTCAGGATGACATCCTGCGCCGGGCGGTGGCCGAGCTCCGGCGGCCGGTGGCACTGGATCCGGCCACCGATGCGGCGGCGCTCCGGAGGATCCGCACGGAAGGCTCCCGGCCGGCCGGCCGGCCGTGGTGGCGCGGGGCTCTGGCCGCCGCCGCGCTCGCCGCCGGGATTCTTCTCCTGCTGCTGCTTCGCTCCTCGGCGCCGCCGACGCCGAGCGGCGGCGCCAGGTCGGTCGAGCTCCGCCTCGTCGCGCCCACCGGCTCCCAGGTCGTCGTCGTGGGAGACTTCAACGACTGGGACCCGGCGGCTACTCCGCTCCGTCCCGCGGGTGAGCCCGGGGTCTGGAAGGTCGAGCTCCGACTCAAGCCGGGCCGTTACCACTACGCGTTTCTGGTCGACCAGCGGCACTGGGTGAGGGATCCGAGCGAGCCGCCCGTCTCCCACGCCGACTTCGGTACCCCGACATCGGTTCTGACGGTAAGTTGATCCGATGCGATCCTCCTCTTTCCTCCTGCTACTGGTCGGCCTTGTCACCGTGCTCCCGGCCGCGCTTCGGGCCCAGGACCGCCGGCTCGCCGAGCGGCTGGATCCCGTCACCGCGGCAACCGTGCAGCACCTGGTGAATTCGGCGCGCACCAGCGGTCTCCCGACCGAGCCGCTGGTGCAGAAGGCGCTCGAGGGCAGCACCATGGGGGCGAGCGGAGACCGGATCCGGACCGCGGTCCAAGGGCTGCTGGGCCAGCTCGCCCAGGCGCGCGAGGCGCTCGGCAGTCGCGCGAGCGAGGCGGAGCTCACGGCTGGTGCGGGCGCGCTTCGCGCCGGGCTCCCGGGCGGCTCGCTCAGCCAGCTCCACGATATCAGATCGGGGCAGTCCCTGGTGGTCCCGATCTCCGTGCTCACCGACCTGGTGGCGGAGGGTGTGCCGCCAGAGCAGGCCACCAGGGAGGTCTTCGATCTCGCGCGCGAGGGTCGGTCCGACGCCGAGTTCGTGGAGCTGCGCCGCCGAGTGCAGCTACGACGCGGCGGCACTCCGGCCGTGCCCCAGCCACCCGAGCGGCCGGTAACAACGCCGGCCGCCGATCCGCCGTCGGACCGATGACCGCCCCCGCGATCGCCTCGATCGTGGCGCTGCTCCTTGGCGGAGCGGCCGGCGCCGCGGCGGGCCAGGCCAGCGCCACCCTGGACATGGGCGCCGGAAGCTATCGGCCGGATCGCGCCATCACCGGGGGGGTGGCCTCTGTCGCGCCGGCGGTACGAGTGGCGGCTGGACCTGTCCGCTGGTTCGGATCGGGGGTGTACTCCAATGCGCAGGCCGGCCGCTGGAATTTTCAGGGCTCCAGCGGGGCAGCACTCCATTCACCCAATTTCGGGATCTTTCGCGCCGAGCTGCTGGGCGAGGTCGACTGGACCTGGCACCACCAGGCGGCCGGCTCCGCCACGGTTGCGGGTGAGCTCCGGGGATACGTCGCGCCGTCGCCAAGCACGCTGCTCTGGATCGGCCAGGCGCGCGGGTCGGCCTGGTCGCTGGCTCAGCACCGGCCGCTCGAGCGCAGCACCGTCGGCACCTCGGCCCGGCTGGGCCGGATTCGGGTGGGGGTGACGCTGGCCAACACCTCGTTCGATCTCTTCCGCGGAGGCGGAAAGGGAGGAGCCGCTGCCGATTCAGGGCTGGCTGGCAGCGCCGATACGCTGAGCCTCGAGAGGCGCACCACTTTTACCGACGCGATGCTTTCCGGACGGTGGGAGTTGTCGCGGCTGGACCTCGACCTCTCGCTGGGCCGCAGGTTCAGCCGGACCACGCCGGAGATCACCCTCTGGGACGTGACCGCCGTGCGGAGCCTGACCGGCCCGTTGGCCCTCCTCGGCTCGGTGGGCCGATCCGGATCCGACCCGGTGACCGGACTGCCAGGCTCACGCTATCTGGTCGTGGGGCTGCGAGTGAGGCTCAGCGGAGCCCCCATGCCGGTGGTGGAGCTCCCGGCTGCGCCGGTGCGAAGTGGCCTCCGCATCGGTCCCGCGCGGATCACCGGACGCGAGATCCTGCTCCAGGCACCGGGCGCCCGCGAGGTCGAGCTGGCGGGAGACTTCACCGATTGGCGCCCGGTCGAGCTCGCTTCCGCGGGTGGAAACGAGTGGCGTGTCGTGCTTCCGATCGCGCCCGGCCTGCATCGCCTCGCGGTACGGATCGACGGCCGGGCCTGGGGTGCGCCGCCCGGCACCCGCCGGATGACCAGTGAGTTCGGCTCGGAGGTCGGAGAGGTGGCCGTCGAATAGCGCTGAATCGGGTGCCGCCGCAGGTTAGACTTCGAAGGTGAACACCCGCCATACCCGTGCGTTGGCCCGATCCCGGCTCTCTCCGGCGGCCGTCGTTCTGCTCCTGATCTCCTGCTCCTGCATGTCCTGCGGCCGAAGGGCGGCTCCCTCAGCCGAGCGCGGCCCAGTGGCCGGGCGATTCGCGCGGAGTGCCGTGGCACCCCGCCGAAGAGGTCGATCTCCCCACCATGGTGGCGCTCTATACCATCAACGCCGCTTATGCCAATCACCAGGAGCGGGAGACCGGGTCGATTGAGGCAGGCAAGCTCGCCGACCTGGTGGTGCTGGACCGGAATCTGTTCGAGCTTCCGGTGGATCAAATCCATCGGGCGCGGGCAATCTGGACTCTGCTGAAGGGTGAGACCGTGTTCCCGCGCCGCTAGGCGGCTGGTCCCTCCCGGGCGCGGCTGGTCACCGCTGGCCACGGCCCGTACCCCAACCGTGTGCGCCGGAGCCAGAGCACCGTCCCCCTTGCCATGTCCGAGCACGGCGTGAGGCTGCGCACAGTGAGCTGAACTCACCCCCTTCATCCAGGAGATCCCATGCGAACACCCGGTTCGACAGGCATAGCCCTCGCGGCAGCCCTGCTTCTGACGCTTCAGACGGGTCAA carries:
- a CDS encoding isoamylase early set domain-containing protein, with protein sequence MPPDHSDELQDDILRRAVAELRRPVALDPATDAAALRRIRTEGSRPAGRPWWRGALAAAALAAGILLLLLLRSSAPPTPSGGARSVELRLVAPTGSQVVVVGDFNDWDPAATPLRPAGEPGVWKVELRLKPGRYHYAFLVDQRHWVRDPSEPPVSHADFGTPTSVLTVS
- a CDS encoding DUF4382 domain-containing protein, producing MRSTGMVIGLGALLALSACDSNEIGPQAPHTTDGKTSVFLTDDPFPFDGVSRVDIHVVSIALAVRADTSESGPPWVTVATPDRAFNLLDLQNGSTALLGDAVIPRGNYSAVRMVIDPDRSGITDAEGQTITRTETPGTPGIDWQAKGVHPTLYAMVEEPMAVDENGADIVIDFDVGRSFLYDGHGGFTFMPFLRAITRSGSGGITGLVRREDGTPAPNALLGVYYGLDSTSVLGPLASTSRSDAQGRFTISFFRPGSYQVMAEDVRRHLRSEVVTVQVRAGQTVDAGELRFRLTAGQSAAGQSAAAEAQ
- a CDS encoding RNA polymerase sigma factor, whose protein sequence is MMSDSDAALVARTLAGDLEAYTQLIARYRDTLGRYAVYMVGNREDAQEAMQDSFFRAYRSLGECRQPERFGAWLFRIVVNRCRTAQRRLSRDRRFTGELPTEVAANGDAADGLEWREEIARALARLRPHYREAFLLRYVEELEYDEMAKLTGANQPALRMRVKRASDQLRELLRDIHAT
- a CDS encoding amidohydrolase family protein; its protein translation is MPWHPAEEVDLPTMVALYTINAAYANHQERETGSIEAGKLADLVVLDRNLFELPVDQIHRARAIWTLLKGETVFPRR
- a CDS encoding glycogen-binding domain-containing protein gives rise to the protein MTAPAIASIVALLLGGAAGAAAGQASATLDMGAGSYRPDRAITGGVASVAPAVRVAAGPVRWFGSGVYSNAQAGRWNFQGSSGAALHSPNFGIFRAELLGEVDWTWHHQAAGSATVAGELRGYVAPSPSTLLWIGQARGSAWSLAQHRPLERSTVGTSARLGRIRVGVTLANTSFDLFRGGGKGGAAADSGLAGSADTLSLERRTTFTDAMLSGRWELSRLDLDLSLGRRFSRTTPEITLWDVTAVRSLTGPLALLGSVGRSGSDPVTGLPGSRYLVVGLRVRLSGAPMPVVELPAAPVRSGLRIGPARITGREILLQAPGAREVELAGDFTDWRPVELASAGGNEWRVVLPIAPGLHRLAVRIDGRAWGAPPGTRRMTSEFGSEVGEVAVE